One Bdellovibrio bacteriovorus str. Tiberius DNA segment encodes these proteins:
- the alaS gene encoding alanine--tRNA ligase, producing the protein MKSSEIRNAFIKYFEKNGHKAVPSSSLIPENDPTLLFANAGMNQFKNTFLGLEKRDYTRAVSSQKCVRAGGKHNDLENVGFTARHHTFFEMVGNFSFGDYFKKDAIHFAWEFLTKELAIPKEKLYVTVHISDDEAADIWHNQEGVPRDRIFRFDKDNFWKMGDTGPCGPCTEIFYDHGPKAGTISDPFKGIEAGEDRFVEIWNLVFMQYFENPPGTLTPLPKPSVDTGGGLERMSAAMQGVFNNYDTDLFQPMIQLACKIGNIEYISDKEVLAKNPAAAEITSALRVLADHCRSTSFLIADGALPSNEGRGYVLRRIMRRAIRYGRKLSADKSFLPGMAEALIESMGSIYPELKTRRDHILNTIRDEEDRFIATLDKGTTILEDELKKAKSKGIKELSGEVVFRMYDTYGFPADLTRVIANEQGIEVNEAAFEKEMEDNRAKSKASWKGKSMGADEAHMIKFAKDYLQSGKSVTFLGYEGTIGDGKVMGLSNGQAEVQELKTGDTGLMILNATTFYGEGGGQSGDVGYIMQDTNRARVINTTKIDDIVLHHVEIEHGSFKVGTAVVTGVDPVERRNTAANHSATHLLHAALRKVLGTHVTQAGSLVDSQKTRFDFTHNKPVSSEEIKKIEDLVNEQIARGNPVQTEMMSHKAALEKGAMALFGEKYASDVRVLTMGDFSCELCGGTHVKNTSEIRLFKVVSEAGVSSGVRRIEAITADNAVSYMMSAVSHLDDALAAAGFQKSPHYIKHLETTGENATLANRVESLKDQVKQLEKEMKKLQGGQVNVDDLAANALTFKTKAGASAKLVLADVPLDDRQVLAEVTDHLKNKIQSGIVVVVGQGDGSHPIIVSVSKEISGETKAGDLLKEVAGVMGGKGGGRPDFAQGAAPNRAQLNEAFGKVKSMLGL; encoded by the coding sequence ATGAAAAGCTCTGAGATCAGAAACGCCTTTATCAAATACTTTGAGAAGAACGGACACAAAGCGGTTCCGTCCTCTTCCCTGATTCCTGAAAATGATCCCACGTTGCTTTTCGCCAACGCCGGCATGAATCAGTTCAAGAACACGTTCCTGGGTCTTGAGAAGCGTGACTATACCCGTGCAGTCAGCTCCCAAAAGTGCGTGCGCGCTGGTGGCAAGCATAATGACCTTGAAAACGTGGGCTTCACAGCCCGTCACCACACTTTCTTTGAGATGGTGGGGAATTTCTCTTTCGGTGACTATTTCAAAAAAGACGCCATTCACTTTGCATGGGAATTCCTGACAAAGGAACTGGCGATTCCAAAAGAAAAGCTTTATGTGACCGTGCACATCTCTGACGATGAGGCCGCCGACATCTGGCACAACCAGGAAGGCGTTCCGCGCGATCGCATCTTCCGTTTCGACAAAGACAACTTCTGGAAAATGGGCGACACCGGTCCTTGCGGCCCTTGCACCGAGATCTTCTATGATCACGGCCCGAAAGCCGGCACCATTTCTGATCCATTCAAAGGCATCGAAGCCGGTGAAGACCGCTTCGTGGAAATCTGGAATCTGGTGTTCATGCAGTACTTCGAAAATCCTCCGGGCACTTTGACTCCGTTGCCAAAGCCATCTGTCGACACCGGTGGTGGTCTGGAGCGTATGTCCGCAGCCATGCAGGGCGTGTTCAACAACTACGACACGGATCTGTTCCAGCCGATGATTCAGCTGGCGTGCAAGATCGGCAATATCGAATACATCTCTGACAAAGAAGTTCTGGCGAAAAATCCGGCGGCAGCTGAAATCACTTCTGCTCTTCGCGTACTTGCGGATCACTGCCGCTCCACTTCCTTCCTGATTGCAGACGGCGCGTTGCCGTCCAATGAAGGCCGTGGTTACGTTCTTCGCCGTATCATGCGACGTGCGATCCGTTACGGTCGCAAGCTTTCTGCCGACAAATCCTTCCTGCCCGGCATGGCGGAAGCTTTGATCGAAAGCATGGGCTCTATTTATCCGGAACTTAAGACCCGCCGCGATCATATCCTGAACACCATCCGTGACGAAGAAGACCGCTTCATCGCCACTTTGGACAAAGGCACCACGATCCTCGAAGACGAGCTGAAAAAAGCGAAATCCAAAGGCATCAAAGAGCTTTCGGGCGAAGTTGTCTTCCGCATGTATGACACTTACGGCTTCCCTGCGGACTTGACCCGCGTGATCGCCAACGAACAAGGCATCGAAGTGAACGAGGCCGCGTTTGAAAAGGAAATGGAAGACAACCGCGCAAAATCCAAAGCCAGCTGGAAAGGCAAATCCATGGGTGCTGATGAAGCGCACATGATCAAATTTGCGAAAGACTATCTTCAGTCCGGCAAATCTGTGACCTTCCTGGGCTATGAAGGAACAATCGGCGACGGTAAAGTCATGGGTCTTTCAAATGGTCAGGCCGAAGTTCAGGAACTGAAAACCGGCGACACCGGTCTGATGATTCTGAATGCGACCACTTTCTATGGTGAAGGCGGCGGCCAGTCCGGCGACGTGGGTTACATCATGCAGGACACCAACCGTGCCCGCGTGATCAACACCACTAAAATCGACGATATCGTCCTTCACCACGTTGAAATCGAACACGGTTCCTTCAAGGTGGGCACGGCGGTTGTCACGGGTGTGGATCCAGTCGAAAGACGCAACACTGCGGCCAACCACTCTGCAACTCACTTGTTGCACGCGGCTTTGCGCAAGGTTCTGGGCACTCACGTGACTCAGGCCGGTTCTTTGGTTGATTCCCAGAAAACCCGTTTCGACTTTACTCACAACAAACCGGTTTCTTCTGAAGAAATCAAAAAAATTGAAGACCTGGTGAACGAACAGATCGCCCGCGGCAATCCGGTGCAAACCGAGATGATGTCCCACAAGGCAGCCCTTGAAAAAGGCGCGATGGCATTGTTCGGTGAAAAATATGCGAGCGACGTGCGTGTACTGACCATGGGTGATTTCTCTTGCGAGCTTTGCGGCGGTACTCACGTGAAGAACACTTCTGAAATCCGTCTGTTCAAAGTCGTTTCAGAAGCGGGCGTCAGCTCGGGTGTTCGCCGTATCGAGGCCATTACGGCTGACAACGCTGTTTCTTACATGATGAGCGCTGTGAGCCATCTGGATGATGCTTTGGCTGCTGCCGGCTTCCAAAAAAGCCCGCACTACATCAAGCATCTGGAAACCACCGGTGAAAATGCCACTTTGGCAAATCGTGTGGAGTCCCTGAAAGATCAGGTGAAGCAGCTTGAAAAGGAAATGAAGAAGCTTCAGGGCGGTCAGGTGAATGTGGATGACCTGGCAGCCAACGCACTGACCTTCAAAACCAAGGCCGGCGCTTCTGCGAAACTGGTTCTGGCGGATGTTCCATTGGATGACCGTCAGGTTCTGGCGGAAGTCACTGATCACTTAAAAAATAAAATCCAGTCCGGCATCGTGGTTGTTGTCGGCCAGGGTGACGGCAGTCATCCAATCATCGTCAGCGTATCGAAAGAAATTTCCGGCGAAACAAAAGCCGGTGATCTTCTGAAGGAAGTTGCTGGTGTTATGGGTGGCAAAGGTGGCGGTCGTCCGGACTTTGCTCAAGGGGCGGCACCAAACCGTGCGCAACTGAACGAAGCCTTCGGCAAAGTGAAATCCATGCTGGGTCTTTAA
- a CDS encoding regulatory protein RecX translates to MSREKDPLKTRQYAKKKVMDMIARRDHSEKELRTKLKEKFSDEEDVGDIIDEAIEFAKDNRWLGDPVDLAHRLADMLHRRNKGIYYINNYLKEKGLPAVETDRALELEKALAIVKNKYDEDHKFSRDEKARVGRLLASRGFDSETVRKVIYEKL, encoded by the coding sequence ATGTCCCGAGAGAAAGATCCCCTCAAAACCCGTCAGTACGCCAAGAAAAAGGTCATGGACATGATCGCGCGGCGGGACCATTCCGAAAAAGAACTTCGCACCAAACTGAAAGAGAAGTTCTCGGACGAAGAGGACGTGGGGGATATCATCGACGAGGCGATTGAGTTTGCCAAAGACAACCGCTGGCTGGGCGACCCCGTCGACCTGGCCCATCGCTTGGCTGACATGCTTCATCGCCGCAACAAGGGCATCTATTACATCAACAACTACCTGAAGGAAAAAGGTCTTCCCGCTGTTGAGACAGATCGTGCTTTGGAGCTTGAAAAGGCGCTGGCGATTGTCAAAAATAAGTACGACGAAGACCACAAGTTTTCCCGAGATGAAAAAGCCCGAGTGGGCCGGTTGCTGGCTTCCCGTGGATTCGATTCTGAGACCGTAAGAAAGGTTATTTATGAAAAGCTCTGA
- a CDS encoding metallophosphoesterase, giving the protein MGIFRTVASTLILAIFVYVSHQLTRFTDFSWQGTTLIVSLLAFLFALVIGTFLFFWKEKKLDVNPWRDRLLNGSLTVMAYINFLITLVILRDLLAFTDKVTGTWISLDVLYSSQATAALMGLPVVMVAVGNAIVRRGARAKVMPISFANLPYELEGLRIVHITDLHISPSLPLRLVQKLVDQVNAMKPDMVVFTGDILDSFVEKHQREFEILKQMRATHGIFYVPGNHEYYWDAPKGLQAFRSLGFQVLINQTATLNFGKAELQIAGIPDPAALHFRQEGPELEKVAHQLRPGAFKILLSHQPSLAPHVEKLGVDLQLSGHTHGGQFFPWNWLIVFFERYAKGLYRLGNMQLYVNQGTGYWGPQLRLGTYCELTEIILRKA; this is encoded by the coding sequence ATGGGAATTTTTCGTACTGTTGCCAGCACACTCATTCTTGCGATCTTCGTCTATGTCTCTCATCAGTTGACCCGCTTTACGGATTTTTCGTGGCAGGGAACAACTTTGATTGTTAGCCTCCTCGCATTCCTATTTGCTTTGGTGATTGGAACATTCCTGTTCTTCTGGAAAGAAAAAAAGCTGGACGTCAATCCATGGCGGGATCGTCTTTTGAACGGTTCCCTCACCGTCATGGCTTATATCAATTTTCTGATCACGCTGGTGATTTTGCGGGACCTGCTGGCTTTTACGGATAAGGTGACCGGCACTTGGATTTCTCTGGACGTGCTTTACAGCTCACAAGCCACTGCGGCCCTGATGGGACTGCCGGTGGTGATGGTTGCTGTGGGTAACGCCATTGTCCGCCGTGGAGCCCGCGCCAAAGTCATGCCGATCAGTTTTGCCAACCTGCCGTATGAATTGGAAGGTCTGCGTATCGTCCACATCACTGACTTGCACATCAGCCCCAGCCTGCCTCTGCGTCTGGTGCAAAAGCTGGTCGATCAGGTCAATGCAATGAAACCGGATATGGTCGTCTTTACCGGCGACATTCTGGACAGCTTCGTTGAAAAACATCAGCGCGAATTTGAAATCCTGAAACAGATGCGCGCCACCCATGGGATCTTTTATGTCCCCGGAAATCACGAATACTATTGGGATGCCCCAAAAGGGCTTCAGGCTTTCCGGTCCCTGGGGTTCCAGGTGCTGATCAACCAGACCGCCACCCTGAACTTTGGCAAAGCCGAACTGCAGATCGCCGGCATTCCCGACCCCGCCGCCCTGCACTTCCGCCAGGAAGGTCCGGAACTGGAAAAGGTCGCCCACCAGCTGCGCCCGGGGGCTTTCAAGATTCTGCTGTCCCACCAGCCTTCACTGGCCCCGCATGTGGAAAAGCTGGGGGTGGACTTGCAGCTTTCCGGGCACACCCATGGCGGACAGTTCTTCCCGTGGAACTGGCTGATTGTGTTCTTTGAACGCTATGCCAAGGGGTTGTACCGCCTGGGAAATATGCAGCTCTATGTCAATCAGGGAACCGGTTACTGGGGGCCGCAACTGCGTCTGGGAACTTATTGCGAACTGACTGAAATTATCCTTCGCAAGGCTTAA
- a CDS encoding phosphatidylglycerophosphatase A family protein, with the protein MVTNFLIQLATLFGVGRFPKGPGTAGTLATIPIVILLSKMGPLVYMGAVILLLPVGIAACEAYERSKGGHDHKEIVIDEVLGFLITMVWMPMTWQAILIGFALFRLLDITKPLFIGYLDKKIQGGLGVMIDDVAAGIIASLIMQVIYTQTNWLGSQIVVISQ; encoded by the coding sequence ATGGTGACAAACTTTCTGATACAACTTGCGACTCTGTTTGGTGTGGGCCGTTTTCCAAAAGGACCGGGCACTGCCGGCACCCTGGCGACCATTCCAATTGTCATTCTTTTAAGCAAAATGGGCCCTTTGGTTTACATGGGGGCGGTGATTTTGCTGCTCCCAGTCGGAATTGCGGCCTGCGAGGCTTACGAGCGTTCCAAGGGTGGTCATGATCACAAAGAGATCGTAATTGATGAGGTTTTGGGTTTTCTAATCACGATGGTTTGGATGCCAATGACATGGCAAGCCATTTTAATCGGTTTTGCCCTGTTCAGATTGCTGGACATCACAAAGCCTTTATTCATAGGATATTTAGATAAGAAGATCCAAGGAGGACTTGGAGTGATGATCGATGACGTGGCCGCGGGGATAATTGCGAGCCTCATCATGCAAGTGATCTACACTCAAACCAACTGGTTGGGCTCTCAGATCGTGGTGATCAGTCAATGA
- the trpS gene encoding tryptophan--tRNA ligase yields the protein MKPIILTGDRPTGPLHLGHYVGSLKNRVDLQDSHDQYIIIADVQALTDNYNDTTKVRDNILQVTLDYLAAGIDPAKSTIFVQSELPELFEMTTYFMNLVTVARLERNPTVKTEIQQKNLEKSLPAGFLTYPVSQAADILGFKANLVPAGEDQNPMIEQTNEIAQRFNHIYKTDFFKPVKGMAGVAGRLPGIDGKAKMSKSLGNAIYLSDTADVIKKKVQKMYTDPGHLKIEDPGKVEGNVVFSFLDVFDPRKDEVAALKEHYQRGGLGDGTLKVRLTEVLNTIIAPMRERREQYAQDPQAVLKICKEGSLKAQEKTRQTLKEMKAIMGVGI from the coding sequence ATGAAACCAATCATTCTTACGGGCGACCGCCCAACAGGTCCCCTCCATCTTGGTCATTACGTTGGATCTCTTAAAAACCGCGTGGATCTTCAGGATTCTCACGATCAATACATCATCATCGCTGACGTTCAGGCTTTGACCGACAACTATAATGACACCACAAAAGTTCGCGATAACATCTTACAAGTGACGTTGGATTATCTGGCGGCCGGCATTGATCCTGCGAAAAGCACGATCTTTGTTCAGTCCGAATTGCCGGAACTGTTTGAGATGACCACTTACTTCATGAATCTGGTGACCGTCGCACGTTTGGAAAGAAATCCAACCGTGAAAACCGAAATCCAGCAGAAGAATCTGGAAAAATCCCTGCCTGCAGGTTTCCTGACTTACCCAGTAAGCCAGGCAGCCGATATTCTGGGCTTCAAAGCGAATCTGGTTCCTGCCGGTGAAGATCAAAATCCGATGATCGAGCAGACCAATGAAATCGCCCAGCGTTTCAACCACATCTACAAAACTGATTTCTTCAAGCCGGTGAAGGGCATGGCTGGTGTTGCCGGTCGTCTGCCAGGCATCGATGGCAAAGCGAAGATGAGCAAATCCCTGGGGAATGCCATCTATCTTTCTGACACGGCTGACGTGATCAAAAAGAAAGTTCAGAAGATGTACACCGACCCAGGTCATCTGAAAATCGAGGATCCGGGCAAAGTCGAAGGCAACGTGGTCTTCAGCTTCCTGGATGTTTTCGATCCAAGAAAAGACGAAGTCGCAGCATTGAAAGAACACTATCAGCGCGGCGGCCTGGGTGATGGCACCTTGAAAGTGCGCCTGACTGAAGTTCTGAACACGATCATCGCGCCCATGCGTGAACGCCGTGAACAGTACGCTCAGGATCCGCAAGCGGTTCTGAAAATCTGCAAAGAGGGTTCCCTGAAAGCTCAGGAAAAAACCCGTCAGACGTTGAAAGAAATGAAAGCGATCATGGGAGTGGGGATCTAA
- a CDS encoding CinA family protein produces MPNDQKLQELIRSLRDQKLTVGFAESCTGGALSAFLTEQPGVSDIFLGSVVSYSNEAKVDLLGVRRDTLMQEGAVSETVARQMAHGVRRQLKTDWSVAITGIAGPTGGTPSKPVGTVCIAIAGPGFEDSRKELFSGDRKSIQMTSVDYAVAWLSSVLDKK; encoded by the coding sequence ATGCCAAACGATCAGAAGCTTCAAGAACTCATTCGATCCCTTCGCGACCAAAAACTCACAGTGGGTTTTGCGGAAAGTTGTACTGGAGGTGCACTTTCGGCTTTTTTAACAGAGCAGCCAGGCGTGTCCGACATATTTCTAGGCTCTGTGGTTTCTTACTCTAACGAGGCGAAGGTGGATCTTCTGGGGGTTCGTCGAGACACTCTCATGCAAGAGGGTGCGGTGAGCGAGACAGTCGCTCGTCAAATGGCGCACGGAGTGCGTCGTCAGCTTAAAACTGATTGGTCTGTGGCAATCACAGGTATCGCTGGTCCGACAGGTGGAACACCGTCAAAGCCAGTGGGCACTGTATGCATTGCCATCGCTGGACCGGGTTTTGAAGATTCCCGAAAAGAACTCTTTTCAGGCGATCGCAAATCCATCCAGATGACTTCGGTGGACTACGCAGTGGCTTGGCTGAGTTCAGTTCTCGACAAGAAATAG
- a CDS encoding GNAT family N-acetyltransferase, with amino-acid sequence MNSQGAGIYNSQNGCYYSFRPFSIDRDFDVYYKWMHQKYVSQWWNLAKTRPELEAHLISELSDKHQDLFIGFVDGRPVSYWERYWLQEDILGKYVETLPFDQGLHFLIGETAYLGRTYTPSMIAAFLKLQFEETRTQRVFGEPDIRNRKVLRYAEETCFEMQGIVEMPERASAVMVCRRESFFAKYSAKPGKLWTSAVRESVPVSEPSLML; translated from the coding sequence ATGAATTCTCAAGGCGCTGGGATCTATAACAGTCAGAACGGGTGCTACTATTCGTTTCGCCCCTTTTCCATCGATCGTGATTTTGATGTGTACTACAAGTGGATGCATCAGAAGTACGTTTCGCAGTGGTGGAATCTGGCGAAAACCCGCCCTGAACTTGAAGCCCATCTGATCAGCGAACTTTCCGACAAACATCAGGATCTTTTCATCGGCTTTGTGGATGGTCGCCCGGTCAGCTATTGGGAGCGTTACTGGCTTCAGGAGGACATCCTTGGCAAGTACGTTGAAACCCTGCCATTTGATCAGGGTTTGCACTTTCTGATCGGAGAAACCGCTTATCTGGGGCGCACTTACACTCCTTCAATGATTGCCGCGTTCTTAAAACTTCAGTTTGAGGAAACCCGCACCCAGCGTGTTTTTGGCGAACCTGATATCCGCAACCGCAAGGTGCTTCGTTATGCCGAAGAGACCTGTTTTGAAATGCAGGGGATTGTGGAAATGCCCGAACGCGCTTCTGCGGTGATGGTCTGTCGTCGCGAGAGTTTCTTCGCCAAATACTCGGCCAAACCGGGGAAATTGTGGACCTCTGCAGTCCGGGAATCGGTGCCGGTTTCTGAACCTTCTTTAATGCTCTGA
- a CDS encoding SDR family oxidoreductase, which yields MNLSAYSSLDLNGKTAVVCGASGGIGEAAALLLAKRGARIIAVARTEEKLQKLLSSLPGSGHRYLLADLGDTESLKANVLAPLASETVHILLNNTGGPKGGPLHKASIEEFDQPLRAHLKAAHLLVQTVLPSMQKSHYGRIINVISTSVKTPIPNLGVSNTVRGAMANWSKTLAGELAGFGVTVNNVLPGYIRTDRFKGLVDASAKSTNSNVDEVEEAWKKTIPAGRIGEPQEMAEAIAFLASPAAAYITGINLPVDGGRTPSL from the coding sequence ATGAATCTTTCTGCATATTCCTCTTTGGATCTAAATGGCAAAACCGCTGTCGTGTGCGGAGCTTCCGGTGGCATTGGCGAAGCTGCGGCCCTGCTGCTGGCAAAGCGCGGAGCTCGCATTATTGCTGTGGCCCGCACAGAAGAAAAACTGCAAAAACTGCTGTCGTCGCTGCCGGGATCGGGTCACCGTTATTTGCTGGCGGATCTGGGTGACACAGAATCCTTGAAAGCCAATGTTCTGGCGCCCCTGGCATCTGAAACTGTGCACATTCTTTTAAATAACACCGGTGGCCCCAAAGGCGGGCCGCTTCACAAGGCTTCGATTGAAGAATTTGATCAGCCCTTGCGTGCTCATCTGAAAGCCGCGCATCTGCTGGTGCAGACCGTGCTGCCTTCCATGCAGAAAAGTCACTATGGCCGTATCATCAACGTGATCTCGACATCCGTGAAAACACCAATCCCGAATCTGGGTGTTTCCAACACCGTTCGTGGCGCAATGGCGAACTGGTCAAAAACTTTGGCCGGTGAACTGGCGGGCTTTGGTGTGACCGTGAACAACGTGCTTCCGGGATACATCCGCACGGACCGATTCAAAGGTCTGGTGGATGCTTCGGCGAAAAGTACAAATTCAAATGTGGATGAAGTGGAAGAGGCGTGGAAGAAAACAATCCCGGCAGGACGAATCGGGGAGCCTCAGGAAATGGCCGAGGCGATTGCCTTTTTAGCCAGTCCCGCCGCCGCTTACATCACCGGAATCAATCTTCCGGTGGATGGCGGCAGAACTCCGTCCCTTTAA
- a CDS encoding AMP-binding protein: MSFRNEFEQARDFLILHRSDYKHAYSQFRWPRFDDFNWALDYFDPMAEGNSKIGLWLVDEVGHEKKFSFSEISKRSNQVANFMRARGLQKGDSVFLLIENDVALWEIMLAAMKIGAVIVPNNPLLSQQELTDRLNREKIKMIATTKSHTEKFDVTSSGVISVVVDAEMEGWLFYPEVYKESAEFEVTERTKAIDPLFRYFTSSSSVKPKLVEHSHAGFTVGHLSTMYWMGLHPGDVHLGINSAGWAMHDWNSFIAPWNAEATIFVFKEKRFNASLILDVLDEYPITSFCAPPTVWRLLCQEDLKSYDVHLREALSTGEPLTADLISKVHQAWGLFIRDGYGQTESATLIGVPPEEKDSFGTSGKALPGFKIALLNDKGEETDSGEICVDISDNPWGLMSGLDSSQKYYHTGDSAYLDNMGNFTYCDRIDGLFKSSDYRISPFEIEFVLKEFPAIREAVVIPSPDPIRENVPKALITVSKGVEPSKELALDIMNFARMRLSPFKRIRRVEFMEIPKNTSGEVLRSDLVNLEREKRKRGDKAPYEFWEEDAKIVIPDTWAQELP; encoded by the coding sequence ATGAGTTTTCGTAATGAATTTGAGCAGGCGAGGGACTTTCTGATTCTGCACCGTTCAGACTATAAACACGCCTACAGCCAATTCCGCTGGCCCCGCTTTGATGATTTCAACTGGGCCCTGGATTATTTCGATCCCATGGCCGAGGGCAATTCCAAGATCGGTTTGTGGCTGGTCGACGAAGTGGGACATGAAAAGAAGTTCAGTTTCAGCGAAATTTCCAAACGCTCAAACCAGGTCGCAAACTTTATGCGGGCCCGGGGATTACAAAAGGGCGATTCGGTTTTTCTTTTGATAGAAAACGACGTGGCCCTGTGGGAGATCATGCTTGCCGCCATGAAAATCGGCGCGGTGATCGTTCCGAACAATCCCCTACTGTCCCAGCAGGAGCTTACGGATCGTTTGAACCGTGAAAAGATCAAGATGATTGCCACGACCAAATCCCATACGGAAAAATTTGATGTGACATCTTCCGGAGTGATTTCGGTCGTGGTGGATGCCGAGATGGAAGGCTGGCTCTTTTATCCGGAAGTTTATAAAGAAAGCGCCGAGTTCGAAGTCACTGAACGCACCAAAGCCATCGATCCGCTGTTTCGCTATTTCACATCTTCCAGCAGTGTGAAGCCCAAGCTGGTGGAACACAGTCATGCCGGTTTTACCGTTGGGCATCTGTCCACCATGTACTGGATGGGTTTGCATCCCGGTGATGTGCATCTGGGAATCAATTCGGCAGGCTGGGCCATGCATGACTGGAATTCATTTATCGCGCCTTGGAATGCCGAGGCCACCATCTTTGTCTTTAAGGAAAAACGCTTCAACGCCAGTTTGATTCTGGATGTGCTGGATGAATATCCGATCACGTCATTCTGTGCTCCGCCGACGGTGTGGCGTTTGTTATGTCAGGAGGATCTGAAATCCTATGACGTTCATTTACGGGAAGCTTTAAGCACCGGGGAGCCTTTGACCGCGGATCTGATTTCGAAAGTGCATCAGGCGTGGGGTCTTTTCATTCGCGATGGTTATGGTCAGACCGAATCGGCCACTTTGATTGGGGTGCCGCCGGAAGAAAAAGACAGCTTTGGAACTTCCGGGAAAGCCTTGCCAGGATTCAAAATCGCGCTGCTTAACGATAAGGGTGAAGAGACCGACAGCGGGGAAATCTGTGTGGATATCTCGGACAACCCCTGGGGGTTAATGTCAGGACTGGATTCTTCACAAAAGTACTATCACACCGGAGATTCCGCGTACCTGGACAACATGGGGAACTTTACCTATTGCGACCGTATAGATGGTTTGTTTAAGTCCTCGGATTATCGGATCAGTCCTTTTGAAATTGAATTTGTCTTGAAAGAATTTCCTGCCATTCGCGAGGCGGTGGTGATTCCGAGTCCGGACCCGATTCGCGAAAATGTTCCGAAAGCGCTGATCACGGTCAGTAAGGGTGTTGAACCCAGCAAAGAGCTGGCTTTGGACATTATGAACTTTGCACGCATGCGTCTGTCTCCGTTCAAACGTATACGCAGGGTGGAGTTCATGGAAATTCCCAAGAACACTTCCGGTGAAGTGCTCCGCTCCGATTTGGTGAATTTGGAGCGTGAAAAAAGAAAACGTGGCGACAAAGCGCCTTATGAATTCTGGGAAGAGGATGCAAAGATCGTCATCCCTGACACGTGGGCGCAAGAACTGCCTTGA
- a CDS encoding substrate-binding periplasmic protein: MASAKDCGRRFRIIVNNYAPLFDVNNEGHIHGLTFEFMNELSLRLGCVVSQAPMDAPRMHDDFKNWRADIVGLVIPSEKFRSSGEYVPVYSTVRKLLVNKAFYDPARSIGDYIKDARIKFGDQIGTRFFLKPEEKKELFGAGRIVEYPSPATGYRQVSSGRVQAMFTSPAVYNYYQKAIPDFNQNVVAVPDPNYAMEGGIYLSLRRISKSEAEQIKKAISDMRKDGTLRRIVAKYAAAEDMVYYKDL, from the coding sequence ATGGCGTCAGCAAAAGACTGCGGACGTCGCTTCCGCATTATTGTGAATAACTATGCGCCGCTGTTTGATGTGAACAATGAAGGTCACATCCATGGTTTGACATTCGAGTTCATGAATGAACTGTCGCTTCGTTTGGGTTGTGTTGTTTCGCAAGCGCCGATGGATGCTCCTCGCATGCATGATGACTTTAAAAACTGGCGCGCGGACATTGTGGGGTTGGTGATTCCTTCTGAAAAATTCCGTTCTTCAGGTGAATATGTTCCGGTGTATTCGACCGTTCGCAAGCTTCTGGTAAACAAAGCGTTTTATGATCCTGCACGCAGCATCGGTGATTATATCAAAGATGCCCGTATCAAATTCGGTGATCAGATCGGGACCAGATTCTTTTTAAAGCCGGAAGAAAAGAAAGAGCTTTTCGGCGCCGGTCGCATTGTCGAGTATCCAAGCCCTGCCACGGGCTATCGTCAGGTCAGCTCGGGCCGGGTGCAGGCGATGTTTACTTCGCCGGCTGTGTACAACTATTACCAAAAGGCGATTCCTGATTTTAATCAAAACGTCGTGGCCGTCCCGGATCCCAACTATGCAATGGAAGGCGGAATTTATCTTTCTTTAAGAAGAATTTCGAAGTCCGAGGCAGAGCAAATCAAAAAGGCCATCAGTGACATGAGAAAAGACGGCACTCTTCGCCGGATCGTCGCAAAATACGCCGCTGCTGAAGATATGGTTTATTATAAAGACCTTTAG